CGCGCACCGGGCATGAAGCTGATGCAGATGCCGGTGTTCACCTGGACGGCGCTAGTCACCAACATCCTGATCGTGGCGGCCTTCCCGATCCTGACGGTGGCGTTGGCCCTGTTGGCAGCCGACCGCTACCTGGACATGCACTTCTTCACCAATGAGCTCGGCGGCAACGCCATGCTCTACATCAACCTGATCTGGATCTGGGGTCACCCGGAGGTGTACATCCTGATCCTGCCGTGCTTCGGTGTGTTCTCGGAGGTCGTCGCCACGTTCTCTGGCAAGCCGCTGTTCGGTTACAAGTCAATGGTGTACGCCACGGCCGGCATCGGTGTGCTGTCCTTTGTCGTGTGGTTGCACCACTTTTTCACCATGGGCTCGGGCGCAGACGTGAATGCCTTCTTCGGCATCACCACGATGATCATCTCCGTGCCCACCGGCGTGAAGCTGTTCAACTGGCTGTTCACCATGTACCGCGGCCGCATCCACTTCACCTTGCCGATGATGTGGACGATAGCCTTCATGGTCACCTTCACCATCGGCGGCATGACCGGCGTGCTGATGGCCGTGCCGGGCGCCGACTTCGTGCTGCACAACAGCCTGTTCCTCATCGCGCACTTCCATAACGTGATCATCGGCGGCGTGCTGTTCGGCATCTTCGCCGCGATCAACTACTGGTGGCCGAAAGCCTTTGGCTTCAAGCTGGAAGAGCGTTGGGGCAAGGCATCGTTCTGGTGCTGGGTGGTCGGCTTCTACATGGCCTTCATGCCGCTGTACGTGCTGGGCCTGATGGGCATGACGCGCCGCATGAACCACTATGCGAATCCGGCTTGGCAGCCGTACCTGATCGTCGCCGCCGTCGGCGCCGGCGTCATCGCGCTGGGCATCGGCTTTATGATCCTGCAGTTCGTGGTGAGCGTGCGCAATCGCGCGGCCAACCCCGACCTGACCGGCGACCCGTGGGGCGGCCGTACGCTGGAATGGGCGACCAGCTCGCCGGCGCCGTTCTACAACTTTGCCGTGCTGCCGAAGATCGACGACCTCGATCAGTTCTGGGCCGACAAAGAACACAAGCGCGCTTATCAGCTGCACGAGCACTATGCGGACATCCATATGCCGCGCAACACCGGCATCGGCCTGATCATGGCGACCTTCGGCACCGTGCTGGGCTTCGCCATGGTGTGGCACATCTGGTGGCTGGCGGCTTTCGGCCTGCTGGGCATGATCGGCAGCTTTATGGTCCGTGCTTTCGACACCGACGTGGACTACTACGTGTCGGGCGAGGAAGTGACGAAGATCGAGCGTGCACGCCTGGTGCCGCTGGAGAAGCTGATCAAGAACGTGGGTCCGGCTTCGGCCGGTGAGAAGGTGGCTTAGGAACCTGCCCTCACCATCCGCATAGCCCGCGCCGCGTCTATTTGCGTGCAGGGCAAGGAAGAACGAGAGAAGTGTATGTCGATACATAAACGAGTGATGACGCAGCAATGCGCGCAAATAGACGCGGCCCTTCGGGTTGCTCCTGAGCGGCCGTCATGCGGCA
The sequence above is a segment of the Dyella sp. M7H15-1 genome. Coding sequences within it:
- the cyoB gene encoding cytochrome o ubiquinol oxidase subunit I produces the protein MFGKLSLSAIPFHEPIIMGTLLMVCLGSAAVLGLVTWQRKWGYLWSEWFTTVDHKRIGIMYIILALVMLLRGFADAIMMRAQQALASADAAGYLPPHHYDQIFTAHGVIMIFFVAMPFVVGLMNLVVPLQIGARDVAYPFLNSLSYWLTVSGVVLVMVSMFVGDFAATGWLAYPPLSELKFSPSVGVDYYIWALQLSGLGTTLSGINFIVTILRMRAPGMKLMQMPVFTWTALVTNILIVAAFPILTVALALLAADRYLDMHFFTNELGGNAMLYINLIWIWGHPEVYILILPCFGVFSEVVATFSGKPLFGYKSMVYATAGIGVLSFVVWLHHFFTMGSGADVNAFFGITTMIISVPTGVKLFNWLFTMYRGRIHFTLPMMWTIAFMVTFTIGGMTGVLMAVPGADFVLHNSLFLIAHFHNVIIGGVLFGIFAAINYWWPKAFGFKLEERWGKASFWCWVVGFYMAFMPLYVLGLMGMTRRMNHYANPAWQPYLIVAAVGAGVIALGIGFMILQFVVSVRNRAANPDLTGDPWGGRTLEWATSSPAPFYNFAVLPKIDDLDQFWADKEHKRAYQLHEHYADIHMPRNTGIGLIMATFGTVLGFAMVWHIWWLAAFGLLGMIGSFMVRAFDTDVDYYVSGEEVTKIERARLVPLEKLIKNVGPASAGEKVA